TAATGTTTTCAAGAACGGCGACACCGATCtggaagcaaaagcaaaaaagtacattatacatattttttattaaatagttGTTGGATATTTCTACTATTTGTGAAGTTTGGTCAAGTCAAAAGAGCAATGTCTCTTGTTGCttcgataatttatttttgtagagAAATTGTCCAAAGATTGGGTGTTGTATACGGTAACTCTTCTCTTTCGAAAAATTATCGCTATTACAGTGGAgtcattaacaccttcaccgactccctctcagtgaatcgcgtatttgcaataaaatcaCCACGCAATGCAGACGAAGAGTTCGAATTGCGCTAGAAGCGAGAGTGAttcttgcgcagcttcgttctggatactgtaccaggttaaactcctatttatccagaatagacccagACATATCAAACATACTTTTACACTAGCCACCTCTTTACTTATATAGCCGACTGACAGCCAGCTTCCAgcgaatttaccgcgtgactttcAAATCCATATCATCACGGCACgaaagtcacctaagcactggcaaTGCATGGTGCCTGCTTTGCTTATATAGCCGACTGGCAGCCAGCatcccgcgaatttaccgcgtgactttcaaatcacataaCATCACAGCGCGGGAGTCAGctaagcactgaccaggcatGGTGCTTGCTTTGCTTATGTAGCCGACTGGCAGCCAGCatcccgcgaatttaccgcgtgactttcaaatcacataaCATCACAGCGCGGGAGTCAGctaagcactgaccaggcatggtgcctgctttgcttatatagccgactggcagccagcttcccgcgaatttaccgcgtgactttcaaatcacataaCATCACGGCGCGGGAGTCAGCTAAGCACTGGCCATGCATGGTGCCTGCTTTGCTTATATAGCcgactggcagccagcttcccgcgaatttaccgcgtgaTTTTCAAATCACATAACATCACGGCGCGGGAGTCGCCTAAGCACTGGCCATGCATGGTGCCTGCTTTGCTTATATAGCCGACTGGCAGCCtccgcgaatttaccgcgtgactGGCGATGCATGGTGCCTGCTTTGCTTATATAGCCGACTGGCAGCCAGTACcgcgtgactttcaaatcacataaCATCACGGCGCGGGAGTCAGCTAAGCACTGGCGATGCATGGTGCCTGCTTTGCTTATATAGCCGACTGGCatttaccgcgtgactttcaaatcacataaCATCACGGCGCGGGAGTCAGCTAAGCACTGGCGATGCATGGTGCCTGCTTTGCTTATATAGCCGACTGGCAGCCAGTTACcgcgtgactttcaaatcacataaCATCACGGCGCGGGAGTCAGCTAAGCACTGGCCATAGCCGACTGGCAGCCAGCGCGAATTTACCGCGCGATTTTCAAATCACATAACATCACGGCGCGGCAGTCAGCTAAGCACTGGCCATGCAGGGTGCCTGCTTTGCTTATATAGCCGACTGGCCGCCAGCatcccgcgaatttaccgcgtgaTTTTCAAATCACATAACATCACGGCGCGGGAGTCAGCTAAGCACTGGCCATGCATGGTGCCTGCTTTGCTTATATAGCCGACTGGCCGCCAGCatcccgcgaatttaccgcgtgactttcaaatcacataaCATCACGGCGCGGGAGTCAGCTAAGCACTGGCCATGCATGGTGCCTGCTTTGCTTATATAGCCGACTGGCCGCCAGCatcccgcgaatttaccgcgtgactttcAAATCCATAACATCACGGCGCGGGAGTTGGCTAAGCACTGGCCATGCATGGTGCCTGCTTTGCTTATATAGCcgactggcagccagcttcccgcgaatttaccgcgtgactttcaaatcacataacatcacggcgcgaaagccacctaagcactggccatgCATGGTGCCTGCTTTGCTTATATAGCCGACTAGCAGCCAGCatcccgcgaatttaccgcgtaACTATCAGATCACATAACATCACGGCGCGGGAGTCAGCTAAGCACTGGCCATGCATGGTGCCTGCTTTGCTTATATAGCCGACTGGCCGCCAGCatcccgcgaatttaccgcgtgactttcaaatcacataaCATCACGGCGCGGGAGTCAGCTAAGCACTGACCATGCATGGTGCCTGCTTTGCTTATATAGCCGACTGGCCGCCAGCatcccgcgaatttaccgcgtgactttcaaatcacataaCATCACGGCGCGGGAGTCAGCTAAGCACTGGCCATGCATGGTGCCTGCTTTGCTTATGTAGCCGACTGGCAGCCAGCatcccgcgaatttaccgcgtgactttcaaatcacataaCATCACAGCGCGGGAGTCAGctaagcactgaccaggcatggtgcctgctttgcttatatagccgactggcagccagcttctgCTAACCTTACACATATGACACCCTTCTCCCTTTGAATCAACCCCGTCGAAACAACACATTTCATAGACCTTTCGTTGGATGACGTCGTTGACAACTTATCTAGTTCTTACCATCCTTATGGGGATTATGAAACaggtacaacaacaactgttcTCATTCGATGACAACTGTTGTGAGCGGAATCTACTCCGACGAATCCGAATTCTGCCTAATCGCAAGGTTTCTCTTTCCGTTTCTAGAATTTATAAGATGACATCTACATCGATCAGCTAGATCAATGCAAAGTTATCACAGGACTTTACTATGCTGAATCATTGGGCAGATTTAACGCTGCTATGCAGAAAACTCTTTAAAGACGGGACCAAGTAACCGGAACAggcccggatttttatccggccatggactttttctcgaaattgttttatgcatattttctgaGAACGCCCGGTTCATAGCTCCGCCATCGTCACAGTTAGATTGGCCGAATTAAGTTACTAACTGATGTCCGCTCCACCATATACTCCAAATTATTACAGATCTCAAGAACCAGTTACAAAAACTGAGTTAAACGAAGTCTATTTGATGCAAGAAATCAGTATATTCCAAAACTTTCGTTTTATTTTGGCTTGCAAATTTGAAAACAGTACCATTACTGGAAGAAAGTTTACTTGCTTGAGGAGCTTATCGCCACCATGGAGGGCTAATTAACAAGTGTCCAGAAAaccaaatggaaaaattaagttggagaattttgttgttgtatcgaCAGAAATTTGCCgaattgacagtccttggctgcATAAAAATCTGGGTTATTCCGGTTATGTAGATCCGACTCCTGTGGGAACGGTTGAATAGGTAGACCCAAAATTTGGAATatcgttggagcaagtgtatCGAGCTAAACGGGTATTATTTTGAGCAACAATgtagtattaaaataaaattttccgaCAAAGTTATCGAAATTGGCCCGGCCTCAggatgttgaaaatatttacaaatcgaTCTTTAACTTCATTTTATATATCAATCGAATTTATTCTACCTCCAGTACCCAAATTTGTATACCatgctataaatatattttttcaactcacCTGAAAGTCTCGCTCGTGCAAGCATATCGATATATTGCCCGTTTCCTCCACATTCGGCAGCAATTCCTCCAACACCCAGTCACGATCACTCTGACAGTAGCTAATGAAAATGTCATACACCATATGCGGATCACTCTCGGCCAACTCATTGAACTTGTTCACCTGATCCTTCGTGGCCATGGACATTAAAGCGGCCGACTTCAGCGACGAATAATAGTAGTAAATATGCCAACGCTTCATATACAAAAACACGATGAGCAAGGTTAAACCCAACAATGAACAAACCGAGGCGATAACAATAATCCTTAATTTTTGTATGCCCTCCTCAATGATGCTGTCTAATGACGTCATCTCACAACTCAATTGCTCGAATTGCATGCGTTGTGTGCCATTAAAGCACCAATAGTCATCGTCCTCGTAGTCGATCAAACGAAAACGCGGCATTGAGCCATTCCAAAAATTGCTGGTGTATTCAACGGATTTCAAGGTCTCACATTCGTCATCCGATGCTTCATATGTTAAACGTAGGTAAGCTTTGGGTGTGACCGTGAGTAAACGTGTCGCAGAGCGTCGCGTATAATAATCATGTAGATTTCCGTAACTTGGTTTTGGCGGTTTTTGCGGTTTCTGCGGTAGTTTCTTTATGACTGCTGATAGTAAGGTTCGAAGTTCAGTTGCATTATTCTCAGCATTATCCTCAGCGTTGTCTGTGTTATTAGCACTGTTATTCAATATTATGTCTGTGTTATCGCCGAGGACATTGCCTGCGCACTCGGCCTTTTTATTGTTGAGCACCGCCAAGGCTACCAAATCGCTTAATAAGCAATCACATGCGAAGTTATTCTCGCTTAGACCAAGAAACTCGAGTGTTTTGAAATCATTTAGCATTGCATAATTCAGtatatttatgttgttgttgcgcagATTTAGTACACGCAGCTTGGTGTTGTTACCGAATGCTGGCTCATACCAATTGCCGATGTTATTGTAACCCAAATCGATAAGTTCCAAATTCTCCAGCGAGCCAAAATAATCCGTTGTTAAAGTGTTGACGTTGTTCTTGCTTAAACTAAGTACACGCAATTGCTTAAGATGCTTCAACCAATACAGATCTTTCAGATTGGAATATTCGAAGAATAAGTATTCCAATGAATCCGTAAGGCTTTCAAAAGCATCATCGATGCAATTAAAAGCCGCATGCGGATTACCCGAGAGATCGAGTGCCATCAGACGCGTATTCTTGAATAAAGAATTGTCGAACAACGGAAAGTCTGTAAAACACAAGCTCATCAACTCCAACTCAGGACCAAGTTGTGCGAACGACACGGCGCTGTTGCGTGTTATCTTCGTGTGTGACATATCGAGAAATTTGAGTTTCTTGAGTCCTTTGAAAGTGCCTGCTTGTACGTGCACACCGTAGAGTAAATTCCAGATAGCGTCGAGTGTTGGATTTGGCATCTTAGAGTCGAGTTCTAACAAATTAATGTAGGAAAGATCGAGATATTCCAGTTTGGACAGTAGCTGAAAGGTGTTTTTTGGTATGCTGAGCATTTTGTTACGCGACATAAAAAGTTTACGTATGCCGGTGATGTTACGAAAGACGTCACGATCTACGGTTTCGATATTACAGCTGCTTATGTCCAACTCGAGTAGTAGTGGCATCTTCGGGAAAGTGGCCCAAGCGATGCGATTTTCTGTGCGccagaaaaataacaaaatagatAAGGATTAGAACCAAAGTAAGTAAAATATTGAGATACATAATATAGAAAGTGTATACCATCGTCTACGTTGTAGTTCGTTTTCACAAAAGCCGGGTCTATATAAGTGGAGCGTCTCCGGATTTGTATCCGATTAAGGACTATGAACTCGGTGGTTAacacgaaattatttaaaatctatatttttcCGGTGAAGAAACTAGAGcaacaatattataatatccGATTTTGCCTAACCTACGCTTCTATtgccttttctttttcaaaacttaccTAAACAACCTTAGTTCAGTCAAGAACTACCCCTCTTCTAGAGCAGTCATtattaatcataatttttatagaacTTGCCGAAATCATTTAGGCAATTCACAAGCTTTGTTGTATGTCTTatgtcatattttaatattcttaaaaaatatgacaCTTGTGAGCACCCTTAACTGTTGTATGtcatattttgtcatatttctaCACTTAATCAGGTGATTgcatattgcatacttttgggcgcacTACTTTCCATCCTACCGTCAGCTGCGTGTCTTCGATGAAACGACCATAAAAGCTTTGAGCCGttggtttcttaaaaaaataaaatatttgactttgttttgttttttttaatttttaaataaaatcatttgcaaCTACATAAactgcaaaatattttcatatttcacttatattcaacttaatttacctgaatatcgtggtttccttccatattaataacgaaatttattaaattaattaatttcaaacattaaatgccaataataagaaagtaaacaaatacagcTGATAGAATAGCGAACACAAGAAACATACCACGCCGTGTTGTATcagtcatattttaattttgcatgtgaaacaacaacagtgttgttatgacagtcataaaaaaatatgacaatatgaCGATATGACACAATATGACACCTTGTGAATACCCTAATTATCTTAAGGCGCGTCACATAAGTAAACCCGATAATTTTTTGTCAGCATAGAAAGATATcagcacaataaaaaacaaaatatctaaGATCGTGAATTTGTTATAAGTTTAACAAACGAACTGTAGGTCTTAAGTCTATTTTTTATCACGAGTAATTGTAAACATATGTGATTACAAATTCGTTGCCGCGTGCCACTCGCTAAACTATAAATAGTATAGTTAGACAAAATTAATACCCGATGATAAAATTCACATCAATCAATCGTGTATTAACTGTTGTTTTATACTATGGTATGTGAATCATAAGGCTACGTGAATCAGCATGAGCGTAACGAGTACGAGTATGGAAATTATGTAGTATTTGTTTGGTGAttggtattttattttactgttaCAGCCGATTAGATTGACATAATATATACGGATCCTACAACCCACAGGAGGATCTCTGGAAAAAAGTTAcgagaaaaacgcttttaagtTTTGGAAGCCGATTACActaggttaaaaaaaaatacaaataactcCTCTTTTATATCCGAAACTATTTGCGGGTCAACTTCaaattttcggagaatattTTCGAATGTATGCACATTTCGTAGATGAGTAAAGAAAGAAATACgatttttgaaattcacaaaTGGATAATCTCATAAGAGTTGCTGAAATCAATTTTGTCATAACCCGATCTCCTGGCGAAATAAGCTGCGGTAACCGGTCCGTAGGAATCCGAAACCCTTCATCGCTGTGAGCCTCCACACTTTACTAAGTAGAGGAGCTACGAAAAGAGGAGAGGGTCTTTAGCAAACATCACTGCCAACAAGTGCCAGTCTAGGCTTCGCCAGGCGAGGCTTTTTCAGGGAGAGTTTGATATAAACCGGTTCTAGAAACTAATTTCTCTTACcagaaacaaataaatgtagCTTGTTTGATTTTATAGGGTACTGCTCTATGGATTTGTGTCGCTTCTATGGCCAAAAAGCAGAGACCCCAAAGTATATATTCCTAGATTGCCCCGCAAACGCAACATGAAGGAGTCAGGCAATCAGATAATCGTAGAAAACACATTACAATCATTAACCGAGAAACTTTACTAAGCCTTCTTTCCTTTCCCACGACTGTCAGGTATAAGTAACAGGAATGGACTTCGATTTTTATCTGACTAAAGACTGTCAACTCAGTTACATGcctcaaaattacttcagaaatgttttctgccgctattAAGCCTCTTTGGTCTCACTTGGTTAAATGTCGTGCTGCAACAACAGGAGACGGCATAAAAGATCACATGCTGCAGTTTATTCTTCAAATTTCAATCTTTCCAACTATCATAATCCTAACCTCATTATTCCAAAACTTTTTCCTAAACCTTGCACTATATCTTttggcacaaaaaaaaattccgttGGAAAATTATATAGCGTCAaaagttaaagcaaaaatattaaataaacagtGTATTATATAAGCAAACTCGCCCTTATGTACCCACAAACATATGTTtctatacatacttgtataaaagTGGGTTCTAAAGTAGGAGTTTCCTCATTTGAGGTGTgtgaatttgttttataaacgtTTTCAAGGTTTAAAAGCAACTgcttttggtaataaattttcgTTGAATAAATGAATGGAATGTTCGAAAAAGTAACAGTGTTAATTAACTAGTGAGAGGAAGTAGTtcagctggagaagtgtttaagaaatatgcaaaaattaagaaattgaaaattgtacgaaaattaattaattataaaggaAATGTgataatatgcaaaaaaaaaaaacaaataacaaaacataaatttataaaagtaaaaaattgcataaaaaaattagttgaaaataatttaaaataagtaaaagtaaacagtttaaaaatacaataaatactgtttaaaaaatatacaaataaaattaaatataataaaattcattaaaaatagtttttaataaaaaaaataaatgctttagaAGAATAATAAATAGatataattgtaaaataaatttttaaataaataattaaacgtTCAATCaatgtgggcaaaaaatagtaagactttttaatttatgtatatttcgcGCGAAAATCCATTCGTCGAAAAATTTTTGGTAGGTTtatatgactgtcagtgataaCTCAATCAAGAAATCTCACACCAAAGTAATGATTAGTGTTTAATATACACTTGTCTTCTTGAAGTACATAGGACACATTAGACCCTAGAACACAGTGCAATACCTCATAATTAACTATCTATCTTCTGACGtgcataaagtgcattcggcggtTTTTAcgttgagtgaaattattcaatacagaagttccattaaatttggtGAGCGGAATTACCAAACGTTCGGAATGTTGGATAGGGCTTTTAGTGATAATTGTTTAACACGAGTAAGTGTTAAAGTGTGTTTGCTTGGTACAAATTATACAAAGAAgatcgagaacgcgttgacgacaaAGCACGGCCCGTGCGGCCATAAACAACACGGAATTAAGGAATTATTGCTTgggaatcgacgattaacaatcAGAGATCTTATTGGTATCGttagaatatcggaaggatcaataaaaactattttgaaagattattactattaagaaaagtgaaaccacgattggttccaacactactaaaatttttcgaaaagaagcgtcgcgttaacgtctgtgaagcaatgctttccgactgccAGTATGCcatgaaatgcattattactggcgatgagccttgaatctatgcttacgaaccggaaacagacgatcagttggccgaatatcgtggtCAAGGTTAACCGAAGTCAGGAAATTACGCCAAAGCAGATCAAAactcaaggttatgttgacagtttttttttttaaatatcgagGTGTGAGGCACTcggaattccttccgaccgacAAAATTgttaacaaggaatactattcgAGTGTTAttcgtcgtttgcgcgaagctattcgtaaaaagaggtcagaattatgggccgacaatgGGCCGATGATGCACCGTCGcttactgcattgattctttgtgagtttttcgccaaattttcaagcaaTATCATGCCGCAAGCACCGTATTCGTCTGATTTAgcttcgtgtgacttctggctattcagcaaactcaaaggACCGCTTCCAGGAAACTCTTTTGAGTCtattgaagacattaaaagtGAATCGCTGTGTCGACGATTGGacaaaacgttggcacaagtgtattgtaTTTCagagggacgacatagattttgaagactaagtaaagaattttaaaattataaacaaagtcttactattttttgctcataataGTATAGCGCGCAActtttcaaggctgtatctcccgAACTAGTACTTATTACTATTTTAGTTAtgttaaagaattaaaatttatcatcacttgattatatttatttcatttgcagcCCGAAAagagttataaaaattaattattaaatcaGTGGTCTCTATTTCCAAAATGAGTTACGCAATCATATTCGTTTTCTGCGTAATCCTTTCGAACACTTATCAGACGGAAAGTACTGACGAGCCGGAATCTACTGCCTCCTTGCAAACTGCCACCCCGGAAACTATTGTCTGTCCACAAACTACTGCCACCCCGGAAACTATTGTCTCTCCACAAACTACTGTCTCCCCTCAAACTAATATCTCCTCTGAAACTACTTTCGCCCCTCAAACTACTGACGACCCACAAACTGACGTCTCTCTAACGAACTCTACGTCGTCAGACGCTGAAAATGCCACGGCCGATTCACGGGCTCTCAGTTGGTCGATGTTCTCGTCGTTTTCATCGTTAtcgaacaaaatttcagatctacTTGTGGTGAAGAAGAATGTATTAGCTGCATATCCACTGCAACTTGCTTCCACACTAATCGATAAGCTATGTATGTAAGCcgtataatttcaaaataccataagaaattttgaaatgaacCTTAATCGTTTCCGGTAGGTTCGAACACGTTGTTCATGACGCATGTACCAGCCAAATTTACACCAGATATAAGCAAAATGCATTTCCAATATATTACCAGC
This genomic stretch from Bactrocera dorsalis isolate Fly_Bdor chromosome 5, ASM2337382v1, whole genome shotgun sequence harbors:
- the LOC105227914 gene encoding toll-like receptor 2; this encodes MSFALKLALVLLIIHFKLHGLNAATIIYRYKTIISDNGSSSDNNNTNNASNFSKNNYMLFNGNNNTNNAIIEETILYATTTPPTTTNTTYDWQMSDKYLLLPHATNSSNNVTKNNNNDRLSVQQLKVLCENDGKNGSDSCGNGRVVLSDDKNLKQEISNVKEISNISNNNNNETANASWVQFVTAEAVVGAQEVTTNNTNSLPIAQVQTLKTSNYYQYDLIPDVGNNTTERKLFDDENAVILENHKFLSVTSATETTTELPSTDEPFEPNMLHGLFRGWDDIVTAHDLVTFLRQYRSELNKTCIMDGVKILFQWWSFQNGSLNFASLQDQKTKLLSKSFMGMDLSYHDLNDDDKLYNQTLEKQLRIGRNVIVFSASHNNLTQIPFRTLSTINSTLQFLTLKGNNFNSCTQPTQAYEMFDATDLNATTAMLAGIPPFTYRDFIKGIEAKIKNQDKNRIAWATFPKMPLLLELDISSCNIETVDRDVFRNITGIRKLFMSRNKMLSIPKNTFQLLSKLEYLDLSYINLLELDSKMPNPTLDAIWNLLYGVHVQAGTFKGLKKLKFLDMSHTKITRNSAVSFAQLGPELELMSLCFTDFPLFDNSLFKNTRLMALDLSGNPHAAFNCIDDAFESLTDSLEYLFFEYSNLKDLYWLKHLKQLRVLSLSKNNVNTLTTDYFGSLENLELIDLGYNNIGNWYEPAFGNNTKLRVLNLRNNNINILNYAMLNDFKTLEFLGLSENNFACDCLLSDLVALAVLNNKKAECAGNVLGDNTDIILNNSANNTDNAEDNAENNATELRTLLSAVIKKLPQKPQKPPKPSYGNLHDYYTRRSATRLLTVTPKAYLRLTYEASDDECETLKSVEYTSNFWNGSMPRFRLIDYEDDDYWCFNGTQRMQFEQLSCEMTSLDSIIEEGIQKLRIIVIASVCSLLGLTLLIVFLYMKRWHIYYYYSSLKSAALMSMATKDQVNKFNELAESDPHMVYDIFISYCQSDRDWVLEELLPNVEETGNISICLHERDFQIGVAVLENIISCMDRSRALMLIVSSNFLLSHWCQFEMHLAQHRIFEVSKEHLIVVFLEDIPRSKRPKTLQYLMEVKTYIKWPGAKGREVKPEERKQFWKRLRRSLEHIGIAPTESHA